The following proteins are co-located in the Saccharomyces kudriavzevii IFO 1802 strain IFO1802 genome assembly, chromosome: 6 genome:
- the FAB1 gene encoding 1-phosphatidylinositol-3-phosphate 5-kinase (similar to Saccharomyces cerevisiae FAB1 (YFR019W); ancestral locus Anc_1.360) — protein sequence MAICFSSLTCKTTHHTSMPSEESHVAAPLPECSHVRSAPSTATSSINTIDAALPRPNYIKKPSLHILSTSTTSTTTDLVTNPILSDISIPKISPPAAATTSSSTGHVTETAAHSNGNANANASANANADASTGPHKKGTPADTIRRYPNRYRPSHSLQLPIKNDSNFKRSSIYASKSTVTAIPIRNNRPMSMQNSYSRTPDSDHDDLGDDASSIKSASSSLTASLSKSFLFAFYNNRKKDKISNNGVLSKEYWMKDESSKECFSCGKTFNTFRRKHHCRICGQIFCSNCTLLIDGDRFGCHAKMRVCYNCYEHADTYEDSSDEENDSTMQLNEPASRSRSRSSNSNSYSHSHSHSHLHLVSQDNHDNTDLHGPVAAAANPQQQNEVYLLNDDDVQSIMTSGEDSKLFISTPPPPPKMAIPATKQGGSLEISFDSENNRSLNHQDDNPGRHHHLDSASTRYTIRDMDNLSHYDANSNSTLRPHHNTNNSTITINNVNNTSPANNNGGNGNGNNPAHSLRRSIFHYVSSSSINKDSSNSSATPASSTQSSPMLDPANRVIGNYAHRNYKFKFNYSSKDSSRQSVANNGSSGGAIPDKNSSTTNDNGAAFTLDRKKRNPLTKSKSTSTYLEYPLSAEDSSEDEGSMSIYSVLNDDHRTDNPIRSMRNSTKSFQRAQASLQRMRFRRKSKSKHFPNNSKSSLYRDLNFLTNSTPNLLSVVSDDNLYDGSSPLQDKASSSAAGRLADRKYSYGGSSNNNINSSSNSSSNVNADPWKRIASISGFKLKKEKKRELNEVSLLHMHALLKQLLNDQEIINPQEWITLLDGALRKVLRTILNARDLNTLDFRQTYVKIKRISGGSPQSSGYIDGVVFSKALPSKTMPRRLKNPRILLIMFPLEYQKNNNHFLSIESVFRQEREYLDKLVSRLKSLHPDIIYVGANVSGYALELLNDSGIVVQFNMKPQVIERIAKLTEADIAISVDKLATNIKMGECETFEVKSYIYGNVSKTYTFLHGCNPELGGTILLRGDNLENLRKIKQVSEFMVYAIFSLKLESSFFNDNFIQLSTDVYLKRTEFKKLQVFKGYFADFLIKFNNRILTVSPTVDFPIPFLLAKARGLEKKLTERISQYESESDLDPQIQLNMLQGLESTITKKHLGNLVKFLHEMEIENLELEFQKRSRQWEVSYSSSQNLLGTGSHQSITVLYSMVSTKTATPCVGPQVVTIDYFWDSDISIGQFIENVVGTARYPCQQGCNGLYLDHYRSYVHGSGKVDVLIEKFQTRLPKLKDIILTWSYCKKCGTSTPILQISEKTWNYSFGKYLEVMFWSYKDSVTGIGKCPHDFTKDHVKYFGYNDLVVRLEYSDLEVHELITPPRKIKWKPHIDIKLKVELYYKILEKINNFYVSVLNRLERIKLDSMSKDKVLSGQAKIIELKENATEEQKIMLQDLDTFYGDSPCDQHLLLNLVTKSLYDKAVNWNSTFAIFAKNYLPSETDISRITAKQLKKLFYDSSRKESEEKKPLYDENMKGKKLERNEPPSEGLKDIKKPKTDYKITNEITKTKIEPQNDVALNTSKDDIRTVPTSDTSHLTVIPSASSIASSLNPQAEDRPSMSRSGTGISITHDKSTRPNMRKMSSDSSLCGLALLANEYNKSTKVGKLATFFDQMHFDALSKEFELERERERLQLNKNKYQAIRLQTSTPIVEIYKNVKDAVDEPLHSRSSVDNLSVVKALEVHTGEHVRNGNSNPPNLDQNLETELENSISQWGENILNPSVKANATTQVTPKPIVRDASDTPKSMMREASENQKTEPLPPIITATTVNKVETTPQPEKSLLMKTLSNFWADRSAYLWKPLVYPTCPSEHVFTDSDVIIREDEPSSLIAFCLSTSDYRNKMMNLNAQRQQQQQQQQPQQTTELISSKVAENSGGITQNLDPSVTVSPSVSTTSHNMGRESDISSVLTTKDGLINTSSIDGTHERMPQESQAHSQPNLGNLQDLERTMTKKTATHLRYQFEEGLTVMSCKIFFTEHFDVFRRICDCQDNFIQSLSRCVKWDSNGGKSGSGFLKTLDDRFIIKELSHAELEAFIKFAPSYFEYMAQAMFHDLPTTLAKVFGFYQIQVKSSISNSKSYKMDVIIMENLFYEKKTTRIFDLKGSMRNRHVEQTGKANEVLLDENMVEYIYESPIHVREYDKKLLRASVWNDTLFLAKMNVMDYSLVIGIDNEGYTLTVGIIDFIRTFTWDKKLESWVKEKGLVGGASVIKQPTVVTPRQYKKRFREAMERYILMVPDPWYREGN from the coding sequence ATGGCGATATGCTTTTCCTCACTCACATGCAAGACCACTCACCACACAAGCATGCCGTCCGAAGAGTCGCATGTGGCAGCACCCCTCCCGGAGTGCTCGCATGTCCGCTCAGCGCCCTCCACGGCCACTTCGTCCATAAACACCATCGATGCTGCTCTGCCCCGCCCCAACTACATAAAAAAACCGTCCTTACACATACTATCCACGTCCACCACCTCTACCACGACCGACCTGGTGACAAACCCGATATTGAGCGACATCTCCATACCGAAGATTAGCCCCCCAGCCGCCGCTACCACCAGCAGCAGCACGGGTCACGTGACGGAAACCGCCGCTCACTCCAATGGCAATGCTAATGCTAATGCTAGTGCTAATGCCAACGCTGACGCTAGTACGGGCCCCCACAAGAAGGGTACACCGGCCGACACCATCAGGAGGTATCCGAACCGCTACAGGCCTTCGCACTCGCTGCAACTGCCCATCAAGAACGACTCCAACTTCAAGAGGTCCAGCATCTATGCCTCCAAATCCACCGTCACTGCCATCCCCATTAGGAACAATCGGCCAATGTCCATGCAGAACTCGTATTCACGCACCCCGGACAGTGATCACGACGACCTCGGCGACGACGCCTCGTCGATAAAGAGCGCCTCTTCTTCGTTGACCGCGTCCCTGTCCAAGAGCTTCCTGTTCGCGTTCTATAACAACCGCAAGAAGGACAAGATCAGCAACAACGGCGTCCTTTCCAAAGAGTACTGGATGAAAGACGAGAGCTCCAAGGAGTGTTTCAGTTGCGGCAAGACGTTCAACACTTTCAGGAGGAAACACCACTGCAGAATATGCGGCCAGATCTTCTGCAGCAACTGCACTCTCCTGATAGACGGCGACCGGTTCGGGTGCCACGCCAAGATGAGAGTGTGCTACAATTGCTACGAGCATGCGGACACGTACGAGGACTCCAGTGATGAGGAGAACGACTCCACGATGCAGCTGAACGAACCGGCCTCCCGGTCTCGCTCCCGCTCTTCCAACTCCAATTCATATTCTCATTCGCATTCGCATTCGCATTTGCATCTCGTTTCACAGGATAACCATGACAACACCGACCTCCATGGCCCGGTGGCTGCAGCGGCTAATCCTCAACAGCAGAATGAGGTCTATCTGTTGAACGACGACGACGTGCAGAGTATAATGACCTCAGGCGAAGATTCCAAATTGTTCATTTCCACACCTCCACCCCCACCAAAGATGGCCATCCCAGCCACGAAGCAAGGCGGATCGCTGGAGATCTCGTTCGATTCGGAAAATAATAGGTCTCTGAATCACCAAGATGATAATCCCGGGCGCCATCATCACCTCGATTCCGCGTCCACGAGGTACACCATCAGAGATATGGACAATCTGTCCCACTACGACGCCAACTCGAATTCCACTCTGAGACCGCACCACAACACCAACAACAGTACCATTACCATCAACAACGTCAATAACACCTCTCCCGCCAACAACAATGGCGGCAACGGCAACGGCAACAACCCCGCGCATTCCTTAAGAAGGTCCATTTTCCACTATGtaagcagcagcagcatcaACAAGgacagcagcaacagctCTGCCACGCCTGCCTCATCCACCCAATCATCTCCCATGCTGGATCCTGCTAACCGTGTCATCGGGAACTATGCTCATAGAAACTACAAGTTCAAATTCAACTACAGTTCTAAGGACTCCTCGCGACAGAGCGTCGCAAATAATGGTAGTAGCGGTGGTGCCATCCCCGACAAAAATAGCTCTACCACAAACGATAATGGTGCCGCTTTCACTCTGGAtaggaagaaaagaaacccACTGACAAAGTCCAAATCCACGTCCACTTATCTGGAGTACCCCTTGAGCGCTGAAGACTCTTCGGAAGATGAAGGCTCCATGTCGATTTATTCTGTATTGAATGATGACCATAGAACTGATAACCCTATCAGGTCAATGAGAAACTCCACAAAGTCTTTCCAAAGAGCGCAAGCTTCGCTACAGCGGATGAGATTCAGAAGGAAAAGTAAAAGCAAACATTTCCCCAACAACTCCAAAAGTTCCCTTTATAGAgacttgaattttttgaccAACAGCACGCCCAATTTGTTATCTGTAGTGAGCGACGATAATTTATATGACGGCTCTTCACCCTTGCAAGACAAGGCCTCATCATCGGCCGCCGGCAGACTTGCTGATAGGAAATATAGTTACGGCGGTAGtagcaacaacaacatcaacagcagcagcaacagcagcagcaacgTCAACGCGGATCCTTGGAAAAGAATCGCTAGTATATCAGGGTtcaagttgaaaaaggagaaaaaaagagagttGAATGAGGTGTCTCTTTTACACATGCATGCCCTACTGAAACAACTGTTGAATGACCAAGAGATCATCAACCCTCAAGAATGGATAACTCTACTGGATGGCGCTTTGCGTAAAGTCCTAAGGACCATCCTGAACGCGAGGGATTTGAATACTTTAGACTTTAGGCAAACTTAcgtgaaaataaaaagaatcAGCGGCGGATCCCCCCAGAGCTCGGGATATATCGATGGGGTTGTCTTTTCCAAGGCATTGCCATCGAAAACCATGCCACGTcgtttgaaaaatccaagaatTCTATTAATCATGTTTCCACTAGAGTAccaaaagaacaacaatCATTTCCTCAGTATAGAATCTGTTTTCAGGCAAGAACGTGAATATTTAGATAAACTTGTTTCCAGACTGAAATCACTGCATCCTGATATCATTTACGTTGGTGCCAATGTTAGTGGGTATGCCTTAGAATTGCTAAATGATTCCGGAATCGTCGTGCAATTCAATATGAAACCACAAGTCATTGAGAGAATTGCCAAGCTAACGGAAGCAGATATTGCCATTTCTGTGGATAAATTGGCTACCAATATCAAGATGGGCGAGTGTGAAACTTTTGAAGTCAAAAGTTACATTTACGGGAACGTCAGCAAGACATACACATTCCTTCATGGTTGCAATCCAGAATTGGGTGGCACAATCTTATTAAGAGGCGATAACCTCGAAAACttgagaaaaatcaaacagGTCTCTGAATTTATGGTGtatgcaattttttcactgaaaTTGGAGagttcatttttcaacgaTAATTTTATTCAACTTTCCACAGATGtttatttgaagagaacagaattcaaaaaattgcaagtTTTTAAAGGTTATTTTGCagatttcttgatcaaaTTCAATAATAGAATTTTGACTGTGTCGCCAACGGTAGATTTTCCCATCCCCTTCCTGTTGGCAAAGGCCAGAGgattagaaaaaaaactcacAGAAAGGATCAGCCAATATGAAAGTGAATCTGACTTGGATCCGCAAATTCAACTAAATATGCTTCAAGGTTTGGAATCCACCATCACGAAAAAGCATTTAGGAAATTTAGTGAAATTTCTGCATGAaatggaaattgaaaatctgGAGCTTGAGTTCCAAAAAAGAAGCCGCCAATGGGAAGTTTCATATTCATCGTCACAGAATTTGCTCGGTACGGGATCACACCAATCGATAACTGTCCTCTATTCAATGGTTTCAACAAAGACGGCCACACCTTGCGTCGGCCCTCAAGTAGTTACTATCGATTATTTTTGGGATAGTGATATTTCCATTGGTCAGTTTATCGAAAATGTTGTGGGCACTGCGCGGTATCCCTGCCAGCAAGGTTGTAACGGTTTATATTTGGATCACTATAGAAGTTACGTTCATGGGTCAGGAAAAGTGGACGttttgattgaaaaatttcaaacgAGATTACCCAAGTTAAAGGATATTATCCTCACTTGGAGTTACTGTAAAAAATGCGGAACATCTACTCCTATATTACAAATTAGTGAAAAAACCTGGAATTACTCGTTTGGGAAATATTTAGAGGTCATGTTCTGGAGTTATAAAGACAGCGTGACAGGAATTGGGAAATGCCCGCATGATTTCACCAAAGATCATGTCAAATATTTTGGCTACAACGACTTGGTTGTTCGCTTGGAATACTCGGATTTAGAGGTTCATGAGTTGATAACACCGCCACGTAAAATAAAATGGAAACCCCATATTGACATTAAATTGAAAGTGGAATTGTATTACAAGATTCTGGAAAAGatcaacaatttttatGTGAGTGTCTTAAACCGGTTGGAACGTATCAAATTGGACAGCATGAGCAAAGATAAAGTCCTAAGTGGACAAGCTAAAATTATCGAATTGAAGGAGAATGCCACAGAAGAGCAAAAAATTATGCTGCAAGACTTGGATACTTTTTACGGTGACAGCCCTTGTGATCAGCATTTGCTCTTGAATTTGGTTACGAAATCCCTATACGATAAAGCTGTTAACTGGAACTCTACCTTTGCAATATTTGCTAAAAATTATTTGCCTTCTGAAACCGATATTAGTCGTATCACAGCAAAgcaactgaaaaaattattttatGATTCTTCAAGGAAggaaagtgaagaaaaaaaacctctatatgatgaaaatatgaAAGGCAAAAAGCTGGAAAGAAACGAACCGCCTTCCGAAGGATTGaaagatatcaaaaaaccaaaaaccGATTATAAGATCACGAATGAAATCACAAAAACGAAGATCGAACCACAGAATGATGTGGCATTGAACACGTCTAAAGATGATATCCGAACTGTTCCAACAAGTGATACCAGTCATCTGACAGTTATACCTTCTGCATCTTCCATTGCTTCGTCTTTGAATCCTCAAGCTGAAGATCGACCTTCAATGAGTCGAAGTGGAACAGGCATATCTATCACTCATGACAAAAGCACCAGGCCCAACATGAGAAAAATGAGTAGCGACAGCAGTTTATGTGGATTGGCGTTGCTTGCTAACGAGTATAATAAGAGCACTAAGGTGGGTAAGCTAGCCACCTTTTTCGATCAAATGCATTTTGATGCATTGTCCAAGGAATTTGAGCTAGAACGTGAAAGGGAAAGATTACAACTcaataagaataaatacCAAGCCATAAGGTTACAAACGTCGACCCCAATCGTAGAAATCTATAAGAATGTTAAAGATGCGGTTGATGAACCGCTTCATTCTAGAAGCTCAGTCGATAATCTTTCAGTTGTGAAAGCTTTAGAAGTTCACACGGGAGAACACGTCCGGAACGGTAACTCTAATCCTCCTAATTTGGATCAAAACTTGGAAACCGAATTGGAAAACTCCATTAGCCAGTGGGGAGAAAACATTTTGAACCCTTCTGTAAAGGCCAACGCTACTACTCAGGTGACTCCCAAGCCAATCGTTAGAGATGCTTCAGATACTCCAAAATCTATGATGAGGGAAGCGTcagaaaatcaaaagacgGAACCCCTTCCACCTATaataacagcaacaacTGTCAATAAGGTAGAAACCACACCACAACCggaaaaatcattattaaTGAAAACCTTGAGCAATTTTTGGGCAGATCGATCTGCATATTTATGGAAACCTCTTGTTTATCCAACTTGTCCTTCAGAACATGTTTTCACTGATAGCGACGTTATAATTCGGGAGGATGAACCAAGTTCACTAATCGCATTTTGCCTGAGCACCTCCGATTATAGAAATAAAATGATGAATCTGAATGCTCAgcgacaacaacaacaacaacaacaacagccACAACAAACAACAGAACTTATCTCATCCAAAGTGGCAGAAAACAGCGGAGGAATCACTCAAAATCTGGATCCTTCTGTTACTGTTTCCCCTTCAGTTTCTACTACCTCTCATAATATGGGAAGAGAGTCTGATATTTCATCAGTACTGACTACCAAAGATGGTTTGATAAACACTTCTTCTATTGATGGTACGCATGAGAGGATGCCACAAGAATCGCAAGCGCATTCTCAACCCAATTTAGGTAATCTCCAAGATTTGGAGAGGACTATGACGAAAAAGACGGCCACTCATTTGAGGTATCAGTTTGAAGAGGGTTTAACGGTCATGTCCTGTAAGATCTTCTTCACGGAAcattttgatgttttcagAAGAATTTGTGACTGCCAAGATAACTTCATTCAAAGTCTGTCAAGATGTGTTAAATGGGATTCTAATGGTGGTAAAAGTGGGAGCgggtttttgaaaacactAGATGATAGATTTATCATAAAGGAACTGTCGCATGCAGAATTGGAGGCGTTTATAAAATTTGCTCCAAGTTACTTTGAATACATGGCACAAGCAATGTTTCATGATTTGCCGACAACTTTGGCCAAAGTATTTGGgttttatcaaattcaagttAAAAGCTCCATATCAAACTCCAAAAGCTATAAGATGGACGTCATCATAATGGAGAATTTGTTTTacgagaaaaaaacaacgaGAATATTTGATCTGAAGGGTTCTATGAGAAATAGACATGTTGAGCAAACTGGTAAGGCAAATGAAGTCTTGTTGGATGAAAATATGGTGgagtatatatatgaatcACCTATTCATGTTCGTGAATACGATAAAAAGCTTCTAAGAGCTTCTGTTTGGAATGACACTTTGTTTTTGGCCAAAATGAATGTCATGGATTACTCTTTAGTCATCGGCATAGACAACGAAGGATATACTTTGACCGTGGGGATCATTGATTTCATTCGGACGTTCACATGGgataaaaaattagaaagtTGGGTCAAAGAGAAAGGTCTAGTAGGGGGAGCCAGTGTGATCAAGCAACCCACTGTCGTTACCCCTCGACAATATAAGAAACGTTTTAGGGAGGCAATGGAAAGATATATTTTGATGGTTCCTGATCCATGGTACAGGGAAGGGAATtga
- the ATG18 gene encoding phosphoinositide binding protein ATG18 (similar to Saccharomyces cerevisiae ATG18 (YFR021W); ancestral locus Anc_1.359), with amino-acid sequence MSDSSPTINFINFNQTGTCISLGTSKGFKIFNCEPFGKFYSEDSGGYAIVEMLFSTSLLALVGIGDQPALSPRRLRIINTKKHSIICEVTFPTSILSVKMNKSRLVVLLQEQIYIYDINTMRLLHTIETNPNPRGLMATSPSVANSYLVYPSPPKVINSEIKAHVTTNNVTLSVGGNTETAFKRDQQDIGHNDINDLDQYSSFSKKDDADPASSNGGNSSIIKNGDVIVFNLETLQPTMVIEAHKGEIAAMAVSFDGTLMATASDKGTIIRVFDIETGDKIYQFRRGTYATRIYSLSFSEDSQYLAVTGSSKTVHIFKLGHSVSNNKLDSDDSNMEEATADDSSMDTNSIDAFSDEETPTRLAREPYVDASRKTMGRMIRYSSQKLSRRAARTLGQIFPIKVTSLLESSRHFASLKLPVEANSHVMTISSIGSPIDIDTSEYPELFETGSSAGTEPYHDPIMRMIPIRVVSSDGYLYNFVMDPERGGDCLILSQYSILMD; translated from the coding sequence ATGTCTGATTCATCACCTACtatcaatttcattaaTTTCAATCAAACCGGAACGTGCATCTCCCTTGGGACATCAAAAGGTTTCAAGATATTCAATTGTGAGCCCTTCGGGAAATTTTATTCGGAGGACAGTGGTGGCTATGCTATCGTTGAGATGCTTTTCTCCACGTCGTTGTTGGCTTTGGTCGGGATAGGTGATCAACCTGCACTTTCACCAAGGAGGTTGCGCATAATAAACACTAAAAAACATTCTATAATCTGTGAGGTGACTTTTCCCACGTCTATCCTGAGTGTAAAGATGAATAAGTCTCGACTAGTGGTGCTTTTGCAAGAGCAGATTTATATTTACGATATCAACACTATGAGATTATTGCATACTATAGAAACGAACCCCAACCCACGTGGCCTTATGGCCACCTCACCTTCAGTGGCTAATAGCTACCTCGTGTATCCATCGCCACCAAAGGTTATCAACTCAGAAATCAAGGCTCACGTCACTACAAACAATGTCACACTATCCGTTGGTGGTAACACGGAAACCGCTTTCAAGAGAGACCAGCAGGACATCGGCCATAATGATATCAACGACTTGGATCAGTATTCAAGCTTTTCTAAGAAGGATGATGCAGATCCAGCAAGCAGTAACGGCGGCAACAGCAGCATAATAAAGAATGGCGATGTGATTGTGTTCAACTTGGAGACATTACAACCCACCATGGTCATCGAAGCTCACAAAGGTGAAATTGCGGCGATGGCAGTCAGTTTTGACGGGACATTAATGGCCACGGCTTCTGATAAGGGCACTATTATCAGAGTGTTTGATATCGAAACGGGTGATAAGATCTATCAATTTAGGAGGGGGACCTACGCGACGAGGATCTACTCCTTATCATTCAGTGAAGACAGCCAATACTTGGCGGTTACAGGCTCCTCCAAAACCGTACATATCTTCAAATTAGGGCACTCGGTGAGCAACAACAAACTGGACAGCGACGATAGTAATATGGAAGAAGCCACGGCCGATGATTCATCAATGGATACCAACAGTATCGACGCATTcagtgatgaagaaaccCCGACAAGACTCGCAAGAGAACCGTACGTGGATGCGTCAAGAAAAACGATGGGTAGGATGATACGTTATTCCTCTCAGAAACTATCCCGAAGAGCCGCCAGAACACTGGGACAGATCTTTCCCATTAAAGTCACCTCGCTATTGGAATCATCGCGCCATTTTGCATCTTTGAAACTTCCCGTCGAAGCGAATTCTCATGTGATGACCATATCCAGTATCGGCTCTCCTATAGATATAGACACGTCCGAGTATCCGGAACTATTCGAAACAGGCAGTTCCGCAGGTACAGAGCCCTATCATGACCCCATTATGAGGATGATCCCCATCAGAGTAGTCTCCTCGGACGGATACTTATACAACTTTGTCATGGACCCGGAAAGAGGCGGCGACTGCTTAATATTATCACAATACTCCATATTAATGGATTGA